In the Telopea speciosissima isolate NSW1024214 ecotype Mountain lineage chromosome 6, Tspe_v1, whole genome shotgun sequence genome, GCCTGTTTTTAAATTATAGATAGATTCCTTTTTCCCTTGTAAACTGTTTGCCTTCCTTCTATTTGGCACTTGATGCACCTCTACTTGAGCAAGCCAGTATGGTTTCTATGGAAGATATATTTTTAGTTTACTGGGGTTGAAACACTTAAGAGAGGAAGGTGGATTTTCCATGGGAGAGGGGTGCTTGTGATGTGCTGGCTCTTATGCTCTTGGTTTTGACCTGACCTGCTCTTTAGTGTCAGAAACCATCCTATTACCTTTTCATGCAAGTAGTAGTTCATCTTATTTTTCTGCAAGGACCTCTATGTCTCATTTTTAGGTTTATTACCATTGGCTTCCTTTGGGGAGATGCATATTTTGCAGTTGCTAGCCTCTAGAGGCTATTTAATGCTCTATATATGTTCACTACTGAGAAAGACATGGGCATGGGGTATAATATGCTATGGCCATGCCAAGGTCAGGAGACACCTTTAACCCAGCAATGTGAGCTTGGATTTTTCACATGTACAGTTCCCATAGCGTTGCAGCTCAAAGTGGCATTCCGAGTACATATACATACATATTAAATAAACATGTATTACATAAACACACACAATCTTAGTTATTTTCACTTGACTATATGGGGAGGCCTTGGAGCTTTGTGGGTATTTTTCACTTGACTTTATGGAGAGGCCTTGGAGCTTTATGGGTATGGTTACAACCTTCAGAATCATCACATCAAATGCATAGCCAACTGAGTGTTTTGGGGAGCTTCTCCAACTTAAAACGTGCATCCAATAGAATTGTTTGATTTGGAGTCTTTAACTCATAATCTGGAGAATCTTCATAAACAATTTTTAGAGGGCGGAGGGGGGCTCCTCGTTTTTTGATGTGCATGAGAAGCTCTCCCAGATATGCCTCAAATACAAAATAAGATAAGAACTTAAATCTTTGAGCTGGATCTGTTTCCTTGCTATCATACTGTAATATGGTAATGAAAATCCCGGCATAGTACTGATAGCTCCTTAATAGTACAGAGACTTTGATTATGTCACTCCAACACTTGGACTAATATTTTGTCTGTTTACTTTATCTTTGGTTGTTATATGTGCTATGTAAATCAAGAAAAAACCTTCTGATTAATGGAAAGTGGTTTCATACCTGTAAATGcgaaaataaaaaggaggaaTAAAAAGACCGCAGTCTTCCTTTCTAAACACCAATGTGACCTTCTCCACttcctcttgtttctttctctCGTCCCTCCAGTTTCTCTCGCagtagattccatcatcttttcttctcccctttctcttctccatcgaCATATAGCAAGACAGCTTAGCACACTCTCTTACCAtcccattttcctttttcttccttccgcACCCCTAATCTCCCCAAAATCAGTCTTCCAACATAGCAAAAGGACACaattatctcctccatttcAAATCCAAGCATTACAAGGTAAGATTTCAAAATCTTTCTATTTGTTTAAGCCCTTCACACCTCCTTACAAAGAAAACATGGGCAAATCCAACCAGTTTTTCTCCCCCACCTTTCCACTTTTTGTCAATCCCTTTTCTTTTATCTATTGAGTATAAACCCTCTTGAAGCCCCAACTCGTACCCACAAATTTAACGAACTCAGTTCACCATCAATTACTGCAATAATCTCTCCCTTGCTTTCAAAATTTTCCTCTCTCGTTGGAGCCACATTCTGGCTTGACCCTTCACAACATTGCCCTATTTCAGGGCCCATCAGTAATTAATGCTCATCGAGGAGAATGATCTCTACTGCAAGAATGACACCTCTGAAAATCGATGTTGACTTACAATCAACAACTTTGAGTTTCGAAGAATAGCCTGGCTGCACTGCCAAATAACAAATCTGATttgtctttctctcttattattCATTTATATAAGACAGATAACTTGTTAGCTTTCTAATATTTTCTGTCTCTTTGTTCACTCCTATTTCTTCTGAATCTGAATTCCACCTCGTGTATAATCATTGTTTGATTGGGTTTTGTCTTCTTTTCCTGCTGATTTGTTCTCTTGCTATTGGGAATTGTTACAGGCCTATTGATTTactgttcattttttttattattctttttaacCTGACCATCCTGAatatttaaagaaaacttcATTGTTCTCATCGACCATTTTCTACCTTGCATTTCAGCTCTGTggatcttacttttttttttaaagcctGATGTATATTGAATTTATTCTCTTCTGAATATAACAACTTGCTCCTTTGTTTGTTTCGTACTACAGAGCTGAGAAATAATTGAATTGCATGCATGTCGGTTGCATAAATTCTGCTATCCTGACCGCAAGTATTAATTGGTCTATTGATTCAGTATTTGATTTGCATTTGATTGACATGTATTCGGCATTGATTCATCATTTCATCTAGAATTGAATTTTCTCCATTTCATCTGTTTGTCCAACAGCCAAACTAAATCATTCCTTCTTAActagtcttttgttttttaatcttTATGCATATTACTAATTTGTTAATTTTGTATCAGTTTTGGTGCTCAATTGACATCCAACTTCTCTTTCCAATATTGAATCTGCATAACTCTTTTGCTTGTGTATATTTGGATAAATCATAAATGTATAACTATTTGAATTTATTATTGCCTGCAAGTCCTATATCTCATTGGGCTGCACATATTGATAAGGTGTACCTTCATAACTCCTAATTTTCTTCTGAGTTGTTTATTAAACCCTATGATCCAATTTTGGTGCAAGTAGAAAACCATACTTATATGGGCTGCATATAGTGAGACTCTGCTGTTAAAATCTTGTTGTGGTAATAGCTGATGATCTTATGCTATACAAACATGATATATAGATGGTTTGAGAATTAATTATCTCTGGCTAGATCGCTCATTATTTCTTGCCCATTAAATCCTTATCTTGACCTTCTATTTAAATTAACTCTTATAATGAGCAAATCTCATCACCAACTGATAtgaacaacaaactcagccttatcccaacttaatggggtcggctaccaTCACTAACTGATAACCTGCCTGTATTTTGTTGCAACTCTCCAAAATAAGAAGGGTGTAGCCCAGTGCATGTCCTACTTTTGCTGGGTACTGGAAGGGTGGATTGGGTTGGTTCTAACCTTCAGCATTATTTGCATGAAGTAGCCACCCTCCTACTCAAACATACTGGATATATCAGGGTCTGGATTGACTATATGTCAAATGTCAAAGCCaaaaaattcaatcatatagACATAGACCCCTATGTATATTGGCAATTTCACTTGTATTTATTCCAAAGCGGTTTCATTCATGTGGCCAACACTGTTTGgcttgaaacttgacatgtgagcagggaTCCTGGGGCTTGCCTACCCACAAAATTGGGGAGCCACTTGATTTTCCGCGTGTGGAAGATAATAAGACTGTATGGAAAGGCCTTCCTAGATGGTCGTGCAGTAATACAGAGCCCTTTCTTCTGAGCAGCAAGGGCTTCATTACTTAATCTTCACAACAACCTTATAGGCTTCTGAACAAGTTTTTAACCAAATTAAATCTACTTGTCTATACCACCCAGTTCATCACGAGAAAAATTTCTACatttgccacatcatccttcCAGGTGGCATAATTAAGTGGACCACATGGAAGGCCTTTTTATGTGGGCCATGCAAAGAACCTTTTTCCATTTGGAAATATGGGACCACTAATGGGGATAGAATTCCAATAGGGAACACTGTGCACTTGGTATAGGGTTTAGAAACTATTGTGTTTTCATGAAGATTTTATCTGAAGGACCATCTTAAATGTGGAGAATGGTTCTTGAGTTGGTTTTTGGCAGGAGATGAGAAAGTGTGTGAATTATTCTCAAGGCTGTATAGTCTTGTTCCTGGAAAGGAATTAGGTAAATCAGGTCTTAGAATCTGTTGTGTGTACTCAATTACTTAGAAGAAGTCATGTGGATTATGAAATTGATCAATATGAGTCTTCTCTTCAACATCTGTGAGGGGTGTACATTGACTCGTCAACTGATGATTCAAGGAGAGGGAAAGATGAAGCAATAGGCCAGTTGTTTATCGATGAGTCTCCATATAAGATGTGTGATAAAGAGTCAGATTTCAGGGGTGGAGCATGTATTTGGAAGAGTTCTGGTCTAAACCTACCCTGCCACCCTCCACCCCACAAGcccctaccaaaaaaaagaaaaaataaaaattaagaaagaaatcTGAGCTATGATGGTCATGTCCTAGTGGATTGGGCCTCTTCAACTAAAAGGTTTGGAGGCATAAGCAGAACGACAAAAATTGTCTGCTGCCCGGGTTACAGCTATGTTCCTGCTGCCCCAATTGTAGGTGCCGATTTGGAAtccagaagggtattttggaaaatactaaaacctaagagggtatttgtgaacccaaagggaAAGGGATTATTCTAAGTTTGCGCCTTCTGTTTTTTCCTAAGCATAAGTTATTTTAGTATTGGACATTAGGCAATTTCTATTGTAACCAAGGAGGTTTTGGGCTCCTaatatatttttgttaattCTAATTTCTCCAGCTACATAAGTAAGGATGATTACATTGCATAAGTTAATTGTATGTGTTAAGTATTTCAGTTGTGTTATTGTAGATTATTGTGTTCGATCCTAGAGAGCATCTCAACAGTAAGCAACAATTCAGCATGTCTcattaggggaaaaaaaaacatggctGTAGATAACAGAGTTCACAATGTGTTCACTCAATTCTTATCACGTACAAAACAACTTTGATTCCTATGGATGATCTACTTAAGAATTCCTTGCCCttaccccctcccccttttgcTAGATGGGAGTATGGACCATGCATAATAAGAGACTTCTTAAGAAGATTTTGTTGGAAAAATTATAAATCCTGCATCTTATGTCTTAAACTTTGCATGCTCTTCTGGAACtaatttccttgtttttggatgaatattattatcaataattttcttctttagaGGGGTCATGTTAACTgcaaaaatgtacaaaatgtCAATGATTGCCAATCATGAATATTTTGCTATAGTTCTTTACcaattgtttcatttttttagcCAAATGCAGAAAGAATGATTGATTCATAACATGGTCTTAACCTCCTTTTGTTATAGTTGTTGATTCTCGTAGTGCACCCTAGCATTGGTGAGAATGGCtgattgaattttttctttaattttatttcctcAAGCTTGTactcttttttatttccccccttCTTTTGGTGAAACAGGCATGAACTCTTGTTGTTTGAAGCCCTTCGAGAAGGCCTGGAAGAAGAGATGGACAGGGATCCACGAGTTTGTGTCATTGGAGAAGATGTGGGTCACTATGGAGGTTCATACAAGGTGACAAAGGGCCTAGCACCAAAGTATGGGGATCTAAGGGTTCTTGATACCCCCATTGCTGAGAACTCTTTCACAGGGATGGCTGTTGGAGCTGCCATGACAGGCCTCAGGCCAATAGTTGAGGGCATGAACATGGGCTTCCTTCTCCTGGCTTACAACCAGATCTCTAACAATTGTGGTATGCTCCACTACACTTCAGGTGGCCAGTTCACCATTCCAGTTGTCATTCGTGGGCCCGGAGGTGTTGGACGTCAGCTTGGGGCTGAGCATTCACAACGACTTGAATCATATTTCCAGTCAATTCCTGGAATCCAGATGGTTGCTTGCTCAACACCATACAATGCCAAGGGCCTCATGAAGGCAGCCATCCGGAGTGAGAATCCAGTTATCTTGTTTGAGCATGTTCTTCTCTACAATCTCAAGGAGAGGATCCCAGATGAAGAATATGTGTGTTCACTGGAGGAGGCAGAGATGGTGAGGCCTGGGGAGCACATTACAATCCTAACCTACTCCCGCATGAGGTACCATGTGATGCAGGCTGCCAAGACATTAGTGAACAAGGGATACGATCCTGAGGTGATTGATATCAGGTCATTGAAACCGTTTGATCTTTACACGATAGGTAATTCAGTAAAGAAGACACACCGTGTTCTCATCGTGGAGGAGTGTATGAGGACAGGTGGGATTGGTGCCAGTCTAACAGCAGCCATCAATGAGAATTTCCATGATTACTTGGATGCCCCAGTTAGGTGCCTATCCTCGCAGGATGTGCCAACTCCGTATGCCGGAACATTGGAAGATTGGACTGTGGTTCAGCCTGCCCAGATAGTGGCTGCTGTTGAGCAGCTTTGCCAGTAGTGGCCCCAGTACAAGTAGCAGTAGCAAGGTGTAATTccaaaaggaattttttttttgtttctgttcaaACTATTATCTTAGTTTTTCTACAGTTTCTAAATAGCATTGTTTTcaaagaatttttatttaatttttcagggagattgtgttttttttttaaacttaataTTTATCAATTGAGCTGAGGCCTTTCTCTATAATGTTGCCCTACCTGTATTTTTACGTGGCTGGGCTTTGCCTCtttttattaatgaaaaactACTCGCAGTGTATAAGCTTACTCATATTTGTCAAGACCTTAAAGTATTTATATTGAAGGGGTGTCAGCTCTGATCAGATGTTTAATGATCTTGTTTGTGAAGTAAATAATTGTGATTGAAATTAAATGACCTAGTTGATTTGATACATTCAGGGAAAGCTCTTATTGATTCGATGCTAAGAGTAAGAAACCCTATTTTCACCTGGTCTTGCCTTCGTTTGGAGGGTTGGGTTTATTGGGGCGGGAGGGAGGGTGGGTTAACTGGTGGGGAAATATGGGGATTTCCTTGTAATGCCATAACAATGGTAGCaccattgggggagggggaagaagaaaaacaagtcTTCTGGGAGTGAAATTTCTAAGGCAGGCCTTGGTTTTGCCATGTGACATGTGAAATGGAATCCTAACTTTGTGCAttagtggattttttttttctcttttttgatggaaatgaaaatttattaATTAAGAAAACTAAGAACAATAAAGTTTAACAATATTGTCAGTTACATCAACATCGCCTTGCATATATGACTAAGTCTGGCCATTAATGCTAGTTTATGAGATATAAAGATACATGGGTCTGTCTGTTTGTAATCTGCTTGTTTACAAATTCTGACTTTAGTTACCCCTTTACATATCTTATGTTCACTTGAATAGAAGGGTAAGTAAGGTAAATTCACATTAAATTGATTTCTTCGCTCAAATGTCTACCACTAGCCTGAGCCAACATATCATGAAGGCTAAAGCTGAAGGTGGAGACAAATTTCATTTCCATAATTACCTTCCattttgtttcaaatttttCAGCTGATGCCATTATATCTTAATCCGACTCCAATTTCCAACTTATTCTTCAAAAGAAACAATCAAGGTTGAATCTGATAAATCGCAGAGGCGCTAGCTATGACGCTCTCCATGGATTGTTGAGTTATCATCCTTGGATTCAAAGAAATCGAAattggaaaccctagttttatatTGATTGAGCTGTTTGGGAATCGCCAATTGTCCTGGAATCCTACAGGCTTTCATTACCAaggaaggttgtgaccttccaATTCCACTCTAAGTTCAATGCTTTCTCTGACGATGAAATGGTGATTACCAAAATCAGAGCCAAGAATGCCCAATTCGTCAAGTCCATCATACTTGGTCCTTTTCAAAAACTTGAACCCTCTTTTTTTCTAAATCTCTGTTTTCTCATCTTTCTATTTCTAAGTATTTCAGATCATTGATTATTCAAAGATTCAAACCACAAACAAAACCTAACTCTGttcaatctctttcttctttcaccATAAGTTTTGGAAGAAATGACGATTCACAAATTGTCCACTTTTATTGGGTTCTTGAAATCCTTCAAATTTATGGAGTCAACAAAACTTTGCAATGGAGAAGGGTTGGGCGACGCCTACTACTCTTTTTGACTCTTGGAACTTCATTGAGTTGCAGGTTGCGAAGGGCAGAAGAAGACATGGGGTTTTGGCTTAAATGAAGCCATCCATGTTTTTTACGGTTTTGGCTCAAGTTGAGCCATTTATCTAAGAAGTCTTATGAATCAAACttaatttatttctatttcaaattgTTCAAAGTAAAATTCagaagttttaaaaaaaaaaattacaaaatctgTTGTAACCGggttggttacaaacagctttacccaAGTACATTGCCGGTCCACTTTCTTAAAATGCAGAATGAGAGTTA is a window encoding:
- the LOC122664354 gene encoding pyruvate dehydrogenase E1 component subunit beta-3, chloroplastic-like: MAGIMQRIGARTTLSPSSSSFDSKGFWLPTVKSHPERKGSSLVVRSEGRVIPGSNLRVRNSSAGGRLVTNAVTAKADASSTSTTSKPGHELLLFEALREGLEEEMDRDPRVCVIGEDVGHYGGSYKVTKGLAPKYGDLRVLDTPIAENSFTGMAVGAAMTGLRPIVEGMNMGFLLLAYNQISNNCGMLHYTSGGQFTIPVVIRGPGGVGRQLGAEHSQRLESYFQSIPGIQMVACSTPYNAKGLMKAAIRSENPVILFEHVLLYNLKERIPDEEYVCSLEEAEMVRPGEHITILTYSRMRYHVMQAAKTLVNKGYDPEVIDIRSLKPFDLYTIGNSVKKTHRVLIVEECMRTGGIGASLTAAINENFHDYLDAPVRCLSSQDVPTPYAGTLEDWTVVQPAQIVAAVEQLCQ